One genomic segment of Hordeum vulgare subsp. vulgare chromosome 2H, MorexV3_pseudomolecules_assembly, whole genome shotgun sequence includes these proteins:
- the LOC123430971 gene encoding uncharacterized protein LOC123430971, which yields MATAGNSSGCSGESVLSEELYLAAISVYESIRWIQVQEDKMAEISAVRNNLLGLKSDIFKLFEKISRQSDSDTQKRICAMQNACHDLKSLETQSKIGDGGEIEMRCEESKPRSAASLELEDLLHRAAVQTQMWIGEDAESEELLDLVARETQGRIVGQADNLSSLPKFTSEIMSKFREVAGDIAIVFEAQQNRKEALAVLSFGFRLQLLSKQIDELWREMCKLLRAFSPENKDVMRTMIMFTCEPYLRRICELQWISERISMLQRMDSDFDSKVKSMIIELKSESFLSAMEKLKEESRRQGCGDQKVSMEMEEKRFTAYRLYWERTWGNTNSFEAQTILSPMLFTHCTPSRIPVEAAAGSTLQIYSVKISLTDKILFRDKISFPLEVYGVVAARDAVDRCRNPIFLRRRNFCQILTEQDPFLRLTGPVRAIVSIETVYIEIQLRVKGVTKSEDRALISAFYFYNGDSSPQVAKNSFCTVELCNEQLKQSVQATILSVHVTAEAGSLPFPHGGRVVCSSLPQDVDKDIAGQVVILDLEGGMAKAGYLDLSRHVVSVELDGQLKVLMEAYTPSQSVESTHALFITPQKWNISKHKCNFGSYQVGITIAWSLITSKTLS from the exons ATGGCGACCGCAGGGAATTCAAGTGGTTGTAGTGGCGAGTCCGTGTTAAGCGAGGAGCTCTATCTGGCTGCAATCTCCGTGTATGAGAGTATCCGCTGGATTCAGGTCCAGGAGGACAAGATGGCTGAGATCTCCGCAGTTCGCAATAATTTGCTTGGGTTGAAATCAGATATATTCAAGTTGTTTGAGAAGATCTCCCGTCAGTCAGATTCCGATACCCAGAAGAGGATCTGCGCTATGCAGAACGCCTGTCATGATTTGAAATCGTTGGAAACCCAGAGCAAGATTGGCGACGGCGGTGAGATAGAAATGAGGTGTGAGGAGTCGAAGCCAAGGAGTGCCGCGTCCCTAGAACTCGAGGATCTGCTCCATCGTGCCGCAGTACAAACCCAGATGTGGATAGGCGAAGACGCAGAAAGTGAGGAGCTGCTTGATCTGGTCGCAAGGGAGACACAGGGGAGGATCGTTGGCCAGGCTGACAATCTGTCCTCCCTACCCAAATTTACCAGTGAGATCATGTCGAAATTCAGAGAAGTTGCCGGTGACATTGCTATCGTATTTGAAGCACAACAGAACCGGAAGGAAGCACTAGCAGTGCTGAGCTTCGGCTTCAGGCTACAGTTGCTCtccaagcagattgatgagctgtgGCGTGAGATGTGCAAATTACTGAGAGCTTTCTCCCCAGAAAACAAAGATGTAATGAGAACCATGATTATGTTTACCTGTGAACCATACCTACGCCGTATCTGCGAATTGCAATGGATCTCTGAACGTATCAGTATGCTCCAGCGGATGGACTCAGACTTCGACTCCAAAGTGAAATCCATGATCATAGAGTTGAAATCTGAATCCTTCTTGTCTGCCATGGAGAAGTTGAAGGAGGAGAGCCGCAGGCAAGGCTGTGGAGACCAAAAAGTTTCCATGGAGATGGAGGAGAAGAGATTCACTGCCTACCGACTCTACTGGGAACGTACATGGGGCAACACCAACAGCTTCGAAGCCCAAA CGATATTGAGCCCCATGCTCTTTACACATTGCACACCAAGCCGCATCCCAGTTGAAGCTGCTGCCGGGAGTACCTTGCAGATCTACTCCGTCAAAATCTCGTTAACAGACAAAATCTTGTTTAGGGACAAAATCAGCTTCCCATTGGAGGTGTACGGAGTGGTCGCGGCCCGAGATGCTGTGGACCGCTGTCGCAACCCTATCTTCCTTCGTAGAAGGAATTTCTGCCAAATCCTCACAGAACAA GATCCTTTCTTGCGATTGACTGGCCCGGTCCGTGCAATTGTGTCGATCGAGACTGTTTACATCGAAATCCAACTAAGAGTAAAGGGCGTAACAAAATCTGAAGATAGAGCATTGATCAGTGCATTCTACTTTTACAATGGTGACAGTTCCCCGCAGGTAGCCAAAAATAGCTTTTGCACAGTGGAGTTATGCAATGAGCAACTTAAACAGTCGGTCCAGGCCACTATCCTGAGTGTGCATGTTACAGCTGAAGCTGGATCATTGCCTTTTCCACATGGTGGGCGAGTTGTTTGCTCTTCACTACCTCAGGATGTTGATAAAGATATTGCTGGGCAAGTTGTAATTCTTGATTTAGAAGGTGGAATGGCTAAAGCTGGTTACCTTGACCTGTCAAGGCATGTAGTTTCTGTGGAATTGGATGGACAGTTGAAAGTTCTCATGGAGGCCTATACGCCATCGCAGTCTGTTGAAAGTACTCATGCTCTCTTCATCACACCTCAAAAATGGAACATAAGTAAACATAAGTGCAACTTTGGTAGCTATCAAGTGGGGATTACTATAGCTTGGTCCTTGATAACCTCGAAGACACTATCCTGA